Part of the Streptomyces sp. f51 genome is shown below.
CATGGAGGCGAGGATCTCCGTCCGGGTGTAGCGGCGCCGCCCGGCCGCCGGGCCGGCGCCGAGGAGCACACGGATGTCCGCCGCGATCGCGCCGCCCGGGGAGGCGATCACCGGGTTGAGGTCCACCTCGGCGATCTCGGGGAAGTCCGTGACGAGTTCGGAGACCCGGCGGATCTGCTCGGCGAGGGCCGCCCGGTCCACCGCCGGCCCGCCGCGCACCCCGCGCAGGATCCGGGCCGCACGGATGGAGTCGAGCATCGACAGCGCCTTGCCGGTGTCCACCGGGGCGAGCCGGAAGGTGACGTCCTCGAGCACCTCGACCAGCACACCGCCGAGCCCGAAGGCGACGACCTTCCCGAACGTCGGGTCCGTCACCGCGCCGACGATGACCTCCTGTCCGGGCGGGATCAGTTCCTGCACCTGGACGCCGTCGATCCGGGCACGGACGTCGTACGAACGGGCGTTGGCGACCAGCGTCCGGAAGGCGGCCCGTACGTCCGCCGCCCCCTCGACACCGACCAGCACCCCGCCCGCGTCGGTCTTGTGCAGGATGTCGGGGGAGACGATCTTCATCACGACGGGTGCGCCGAGGCGTTCCGCGTGGGCGACCGCCTCCTGTTCGTCGCGGGCCAGGGCCTCGCCGGGTACGGCGATCCCGTAGGCGTCGGCGACCTCCTTGCCCTCCGGCGCCGTCAGCGCGGCGCGCCCCTGGCGCCGGACGCCGTCGAGGAGCGCCCGTACCCTCGCCACCCGGTCCCGGTCCGCCATCTCAGATCACCCCGCCCGACTTGAGAAGCGTCAATTCCTCTTCACCGAGGCCGAGTTCACCGATGTAGATCTCCTCGTTGTGCTCGCCGAGCAGCGGGGAGGCGGTGATGTCGACGGGGGAGTCGGAGAGTTTGAGCGGGCTGCCGACGGTGACGTAGGTGCCGCGCCCGGGATGCTCGACCTCGACGACCATGCCGTTGGCGGCGAGCGAGGCGTCCTCGATGATCTCCTTGGTGGACAGGATCGGTCCGCACGGGATGCTCTCGGCGTTGAGTTCCTCCAGCACCCGCCACTTGGGCAGCGTGACGGTCCACTCCTCGATGAGCTGGAACATCTTGGCGAGCCTCGGCAGCCGGGCCCGAGGGGTGGACCAGCCCGGGTCGTCGGCCAGTTCGGGACGGCCGATGAGCCGGGTGATCGGCCCCCAGCCGGCGGGCTGGACGATGACGTAGACGTAGTCGTTGGGGCCGCCGGGCGCGCACTTGACGGCCCAGCCGGGCTGGCCGCCGCCGGAGGCGTTGCCCGAGCGGGGGACCTCGTCGCCGAAGTCCTCGTTCGGGTACTCCGCGAGCGGCCCGTGGGCCAGCCGCTGCTGATCGCGCAGCTTGACCCGGCAGAGGTTGAGGACGGCGTGCTGCATGGCCACGTTGACGCGCTGGCCGCGTCCGGTGCGGGTGCGCTGGAGGAGCGCGGCGAGGACGGCGGCGACGGCGTGGACACCGGTGCCCGAGTCACCGATCTGGGCTCCGGTGGCCAGTGGGGGGCCGTCCTCGAATCCTGTGGTGGCCATGGAGCCGCCCATGGCCTGCGCCACCACCTCGTACGCCTTGAAGTCGGTGTAGGGGCCGTCCCCGAAGCCCTTGATGGAGGCGTAGACGATCCGCGGGTTGATCTCGCGGACGCGGTCCCAGGTGAAGCCCATGCGGTCGATCGCGCCGGGGCCGAAGTTCTCCACCAGGACGTCGGAGCGGCGGATCAGCTCGGTCAGGAGCTGTTTGCCGCGCTCGGTCTTGGTGTTGAGGGTGATGCTGCGCTTGTTGCTGTTGAGCATGGTGAAGTAGAGGGAATCGGCGTCCGGGATGTCCCGCAGCTGGGTGCGGGTGATGTCACCGGCAGGCGCCTCCAGTTTGACCACGTCGGCGCCGAGCCATGCCATCAACTGGGTCGCCGAGGGGCCGGACTGAACGTGCGTCATGTCCAGGACCCGGATGCCTTCGAGAGCCTTGGTCGTCACAGGTCACCTCACTTGTCCGTTGCCTTGAGCCGCCCCGATGGAGCCGGCGGTGGGTCAGGTTCGTACATTGCATACAGTCGACGAATACTGTATGAAGATGGTTATCCCGCATCCGATGGGTGATGTCCAGGGGTCGCGCACCACTTTCAGGACAGGAGCCGAATCGTGGACCTGTACGAACATCAGGCGCGTCAACTCTTCGCGGAACACGGTGTGTTGGTACCGAGGGCCGAGATCGCGGACTCGCCGGGCGTGGCCCGGGACATCGCCTGCGAGCTCGGCGGCCGGGTCGTCGTCAAGGCCCAGGTCAGGACCGGCGGGCGCGGCAGGGCCGGCGGAGTGCGGCTCGCCGAGGACCCGGACGCCGCCGAACGCGTGGCGCGCGAGATCCTCGGCATGACCATCGGGGGCCACCCGGTCCGGACGGTGATGCTCGCCCAACCCGTCGACATCGAGAGCGAGTTCTACGTCTCGTACGTCCTCGATCGCGCCGCCGGACGCTTCCTGGCGATCGCCTCCGCCGAGGGCGGCACCGAGATCGAGGAGGTGGCCGCGGCCCGGCCGGAGGCGGTGGCACGCGTCCCCGTTGACCCCGCGGAGGGCGTCACCGAGGAGAAGGCGGCCGAGATCGTCCGGGCGGCCGGACTGCCCCCGCGGACGGCCGGCGTCCTCGCGCGCCTCTGGCAGGTGCTCACGCGAGAGGACGCCCTCCTCGTCGAGGTGAACCCGCTCGTCCGCACCACCGGGGGACAGCTCGTGGCCCTGGACGGCAAGGTGTCGCTCGACGACAACGCCCTTTTCCGCCACGCGCGTTGGAGCGGACGGGAGACCCCGCACGACGACCCGCTGGAGGCCGCCGCCGCGGCCAGGGGCCTCACCTACGTGCGGCTGGACGGCGAGGTCGGGGTCATCGGCAACGGCGCGGGCCTCGTGATGTCGACGCTCGACGTCGTGGCCGGCAGCGGCGCCCGTCCCGCCGACTTCCTCGACATCGGCGGCGGAGCCTCCGCGCGGGTCATGTCGGACGGACTGTCCGTCGTCCTGTCCGACCCCGGCGTCAGGTCCGTCCTCGTCAACGTCTTCGGCGGCATCACCGCCTGCGACACGGTGGCCGAGGGCATCGTGGCGGCCCTGGACACCGTACGGCCGGCCAAGCCGATCGTGGTCCGCCTCGACGGCAACAACGCGGCCCGTGGCCGTGCCGTCCTCACGGACCGGGCGCACCCGCTCGTGCACCAGGCCGCCACCATGGACGAGGCCGCCCGTCTCGCCGCCGAACTGGCCCACACCAGCTGAAGGAGCGGGACATGGCCGTGTTTCTCACCGAGGACTCCAAGGTCCTCGTCCAGGGCATGACCGGCGCCGAGGGGATGCGGCACACCCGGCGCATGCTCGCCGCCGGCACGGAGATCGTCGGTGGCGTCAATCCGCGCAAGGCGGGTCTGGCCGTGGAGTTCGACGTTCCCGGCACCGAGGGGCGGGGGAGCGCGCCGAGGACCGTCCCCGTCTTCGGTTCGGTGCGCGAGGGGATGCGGGCGACGGGCGCCGACGTGAGCGTCGTGTTCGTGCCGCCCCCCTTCGCCCGGGCGGCCGTACGGGAGGCCGCCGACGCCGGGATCGCCCTCGCCGTCGTCATCACGGAGGGCATCCCCGTGCACGACTCCGTCGCGCTCCGCGCGCACGCCGCCGCCCGGGGCACCCGCGTCGTCGGCCCCAACTGCCCCGGCCTGATCTCCCCGGGACGCTCGAACGCGGGCATCATCCCCGCCGACATCACCGGCCCCGGACCGATCGGCCTGGTGTCCAAGTCCGGCACCCTCACCTACCAGCTCATGCACGACCTGCGGGACATCGGCTTCTCGACCTGTGTGGGCATCGGCGGCGACCCCGTCGTCGGCACCTCCCACATCGACTGCCTGGCCGCCTTCGAGGAGGACCCCGACACCGAGATGATCGTTCTCGTCGGGGAGATCGGCGGCGACGCCGAGGAACGGGCGGCCGCGTACATACGTGATCACGTCACCAAGCCCGTCGTCGGCTACATCGCCGGCTTCACCGCCCCCGAGGGCCGCACGATGGGGCACGCCGGGGCCATCGTCTCGGGCTCCTCGGGCACCGCGCGGGCCAAGAAGACGGCACTGGAGGCGGCCGGCGTGCGGGTCGGCGAGACCCCGACGGGGACGGCAGGGCTGGTCCGGGCGCGGCTGGCCGGCCGGGCGACCCCGAGTGATGTCACTCATAGTTAATGCGCGGTGACTGTCGGAAGCCGCAGGGCCCCGTTACGTTCCCTCATGTACGCGACGACTGTTCGCGCGGCCCGTGCGGCCTGCCGTCCGGCAGGATCCGGGCCCCCGCCCCCGACTGTGCACCGAGAGCGGAGACACCCGATGCCCACCCCCGACCCCAGCCCTTCCGACCCCAGCCCTCCCGGCTCCGGTCCTTCCGACCCCGACCCGTCCGGTCCCACGCCACCCCGTCCCGGCCCCCTCGCCGCGACCCCTCTCGTCCTCAAGTCCGGTACGTCCTGGAGCGACGCCTGGCGGCGGTCCCTCGCCGTCGCCCCCGAGGCGTTCCGCGACGACCGGGTCCTCAACCTCTGGAACTCCGGCTGGCAGGCCGACGGCCGGGCCATGCCCGCCACCAGCCCCGTCGACGGCAGCCCCATCGCCGGACCGCCACGGCTCGACGGCGCCACCGCCCGCTCGGCCGTCCGTGCCTCCCTCGACCAGCACCGCGCCTGGCGGCATGTGCCCCTCGCCGAGCGCCGGGCCCGTGTCGCGGCGGCCCTCGACGCGCTCACGGAACACCGTGAACTGCTCGCCCTCCTGCTGGTCTGGGAGATCGGGAAGCCCTGGCGGCTGGCCCGCGCCGACGTGGACCGCGCCATCGACGGCGTGCGCTGGTACGTCGACGGCGTCGAACCCATGCTGGAGGGCAGGACCCCGCTCGACGGACCCGTCTCCGACATCGCCAGCTGGAACTACCCGATGAGCGTTCTCGTCCACGCGATGCTGGTGCAGGCGCTCGCGGGCAACGCGGTCATCGCCAAGACCCCCACCGACGGCGGAGTCGCCTGTCTGACCCTGGCCTGCGCGCTCGCCGTGCGCGAGGGCATCCCGCTCACCCTGGTCAGCGGCAGCGGGGGCGAACTGTCGGAGGCGCTCGTGCGCGCGCCCGAGATCGGCTGCGTCTCCTTCGTCGGCGGCCGGGACACCGGCGCCGCCGTGGCCACCGCGGTCGCCGACCTCGGCAAGCGCCACGTCCTCGAACAGGAGGGGCTCAACACCTGGGGCGTCTGGAACTTCAGCGACTGGGACGCCCTGACGGCCGTCGTGCCCAAGCTCTTCGACTACGGCAAGCAGCGCTGCACCGCCTACCCGCGCTTCGTCGTCCAGCGTGCCCTGTTCGACGAATTCCTCGCCGCGTACCTGCCGGCCGTACGCACCCTGCGCACCGGCCACCCGCTCGCCGTCGAGCTGCCCGACGACCCCTTCCCCTCGCTGGACTTCGGCCCGCTCATCAACGCGGCCAAGGCCAAGGAGCTGACGGACCAGGTCGCCGAGGCCATCGACCGCGGCGCCGTCCCGCTGTACCGCGGCAGGCCCTCCGACGCCCGCTTCCTGCCGGGACAGGACACGGCCGCGTACGTCCAGCCCGTCACGCTCCTCAATCCGCCCCCCTCGTCACCGCTGCACCACGCGGAACCCTTCGGCCCGGTCGACACCATCGTCCTGGTCGACACCGAGGCCGAACTCCTCGCCGCGATGAACGCCTCGAACGGAGCGCTGGTCGCCACGCTGTCCACGGACGACGAGGAGACGTACACCCGGCTGGCCCCCCAGATCCGCGCCTTCAAGGTCGGCCGGGGCCGGCCCCGCTCCCGGGGCGACCGCGACGAGCTCTTCGGCGGCTTCGGAGCGTCGTGGCGCGGCGCCTTCGTGGGCGGGGAACTCCTGGTGCGGGCGGTGACGCAAGGACCGTCGGGGGAGCGGCTGCCGGGCAACTTCCCGGACTATCACCTGATGCCCTGATGCCCTGATGCCCTGATGCCCTGATGCCCTGATGCGCTGGGGCGCTGGGGCGCTGGGGCGCTGGGGCGCCCGGCGCCCGGCGCCGGGTCCGCCAGGCCACCCGACGCCGGGACCGAGCGCGGTCACCGGAGGCCACGACTCCGAGCGGTCACCCGATGCCCTGCCGGTCCGGTCGCAGCGCGAAGGCGCGGTCCGAAGGCTCGGCGACCGAGCGCTCCACGGCCTCGACGAGCAGCGCGCGATGCCGGAGCAGGGGCTCACGGCGGTCCGCGGGAGCGATCGCGGCCAGATCGTCGAGCCCGGCGAGCAGACGCCGGGTGACCTGCGGTGTGCCCACGGCGCAGCCGCGGATCTCGGCGAACCCGAGATCGACGAGCTGGGTCCACCCGGGCACCGGCTGCACCAGCCGCACGTTCCCGCCCCGGTCGCGATGGAGCGCCGCGTCGAGGGGCCGGCCGGCGACGGCCGTCAGGAACTGCACGATGCGGTCGATCGCCTGCACGGCCGTGGTCGGGTCGTTCACCGCGGCCGACAGGGCCCGCAGGCCGATGTCGGACAGCTGCCGCAGCCCGAACGCGAAGTCCTGGTGGAAGGTGCGCTCCACCCCGACGGACACGGTCCGGCCGAGGGAGCGCCCGGCCGGTGCACGGCCTCCGTGCACGGCGAACAGGGGTGTGCCCGGTACGACGAAGTCCCCGATCCGCGGGATCAGCCTCAGGACGACGCCCTCCTGCCGGGCCGCCCGCACCAGCCGGGTGATGTTCACGTCCCGCAGGACACCGGCCCGCCCGTGGTGGGCGACCAGGGCGGTCTCGGGACCGAGCGTCTCCTCCTCGCCGGTCGAGCGGCCCACGGGCATGCGCGCCATGACCTTGAACGCCTCGCGGGTGATCCGGTCGATGACGTGGCTGATGCGCATGAGCCGCAGGGTCTGGTTCACGTACAGCACGAAGAGCAGCAGGCTCAGCCCCAGCATCGTGAGCGTCAGCACCGACTGGATCAGCGGGATCGAGGTCACGTACCGCGCCTCGGTCTGTCCCTCGTACGAGGTCAGCACGAGCAGCGACAGCAGGAACGTGGCCAGGAACACGGCGAAGGTGGCCTTGGTGATCCTGCTCCGTACGAAGATCCGGACCACCCGCGGACTGAACTGCCCGCTCGCCATCTGCACGGCGACCAGCGAGATGCTGAAGACCACACCGATGAAGGTCATCATCGCCGAGCTGACGACGGTCACGACGGCCTTCGCGTCCTCCGCCAGCCGCAGCAGATCGTCGAGGGTGTCGTAGTCGCGGGCGTCGCGCAGCGAGTCGACGATCGCGGTGTCGATCCCGGTCGCCACCGCCCACACCACGAAGACCAGCACCATGGCCGCGGTGGGCGCGAACCAGAACGTGTCCCGCAGATGCTCCCGCCACGGCGACAGTGCCCTGGGCCGCCGCCCTTCCCGCAGACCGCCGGTAGTCATCCAGTCACCCATGGTGCGACTGTAGGCGCACCCCCACCGAGGTCCGCGGACCCGCTCCGTGGGCCCGGATATGCAGGTGAAAGGCACTCCGAAACCTTGGTATTGTTGTCCATGTCGCCGCGGGGAACACCCCCGGCCAGGCGGCAGACACCTTGTCCGGGTGGCGGAATGGCAGACGCGCTAGCTTGAGGTGCTAGTGCCCTTTATCGGGCGTGGGGGTTCAAGTCCCCCCTCGGACACTTCTACACTCGCTGTAGCGACACGCAGATGAGGGCCTCGACCACATGGTCGCGGCCCTATGTGCGTTTTCGTGGGGATTCCAGCGATTCCCTGTGGCGGTTCGAGGGCAGGCCGGCGGAAATGGAGTCCGGGGGCAACCGCCGGTCCCACAGAATCTCCGACCGGATCTCACCGGTGAGCACCGCGGTGAGGAACCGGGTCACGGTCATGTGCCTGTTCAGCCGCACAGTGGCTCGCTCGTGGTCCGACTGCCGGCGATCCCTTCCCGCCGAGCGGCGTGCCGGGCTGACTCGTCCTCGCCCCTGGCGACGGGCCTCGGCGAGGTCGGTCACTGATCGGCCCCGCTCTGGGTGATTCCTTTGCTGTTCGTATGGAGATCCTTTGTAAAGCGGCCCGCAGTGACGCCATAGCGTGAACCTCTGCGGGAGGCATGGCTGACTGATGCCTCCCTCTTTGATGTGCACGTAAATCCCTTGCCACAGAGGCGACTTGTGTGTCAGGGGTCCAGGAGGGGGCGCAAGAATGGCGCGGATTTCGGGGTGGACAAGCGGGCGGGCAGGCTTAGCCGCCCGGCGGGTTCGGCGCACGGCGGCGGTGATGGCCGGCGCCCTGGTGGTGAGCCTGCTTCCGGCCGGGGTGGCCACCGCGGCCGCGTCGGTCGAGCGGCACGTGAAGATGCCCTCGGCTCCGCAGAACAAACGAGTCCCCTTGACCCACCGAAGGGCCCATTGGGGCTCGACTCCCAAGGGTTTCAAGCATTTTGATCCCGGCGGGCATATGAAGCTCCCCGGGCCGGCCAGTTCCCTGGTCACCCTGCCGGTCGCCCCCGCCTCGACGCGGCTGACCTCGAAAGCGGCTCAGGTACGGGCCAAGGGCACTCCCGTCCTGCTCGGTGGCGTCGCGGAGGCAGGGGCCAAGGCGAGCGGCACCGCCACCGGATCGCAGCGCGTGCGGGTGACCGTGCTGGATCAGAAGGCGGCACGGGCGGTCGGCGTGCACGGTCTGCTCTTCGGTCTCCGGCGCACCAGCCCCGGTGGCGGAAAGATCGCGCTACGGGTCGACGACTCCTCGTTCCGCTACGCCTTCGGCGGTGACTTCGCCTCCCGTCTGCACCTGGTCCAGCTGCCGGCGTGCGCGCTGACCACGCCCAAGCTGGCCAAGTGCCAGGTCCAGACCGCGGTACGCACCACTCCCGGGACGCCGCTGTCCGCGCAGGTCACCGTTCCGGGCCCGAGCACGGCGGGGGCGGATGCCGCGGGCTCCGCCCGGTCGGCGGCGACGCCGTCCGGCGCCATGGTGGTCATGGCGGCCACTTCGGGCGCGTCGGGTTCGTCCGGCGACTACGCGGCGACCAGCCTGTCGCCCGGCGGTTCCTGGTCGACCTCGGGGAACACGGGCGCGTTCACCTACAGCTATCCGATCTCGGTGCCCCCGGCGATCGGCGGCGTGGCCCCGAACGTCGATCTCTCCTACAGTTCCTCCACCCAGGACGCGCGTACCGAGGGCACCAACAACCAGTCCTCGTGGTTGGGTGACGGCTGGACCTCGGCGGAGAACTATGTCGAGCGCACCTACAAGCCCTGCAAGGACGACTCGTCGTCGGGGGCGCCGAAGAACGACGGCGACCAGTGCTGGGCGGGGCAGATCCTCACCCTGTCGCTCAACGGCATGTCCACCGACGTCGTCTACGACGGCGCGACCAAGACCTTCCACTCCGCCGAGGACAGTGCCACCACCAAGATCGAGGACCTGAGCGGTGCCACGAACGGTACGGCGAACGGGGAGTACTTCAAGGTCACCGAGGGCGGGGTGCAGTACTTCTTCGGCCGCAACCGGCTGCCGGGCTGGGCCGGCGGCAAGGACGAGACGAAGTCGGTGTGGACCGAGCCGGTCCACCACGCGCACAGCGGCGTCTCCGACTGCCCGGACAGCACGGACTTCGCCGCCACCTCCTGCACGCTGGGCTACCGCTTCAATCTGGACTACGTGGTCGACACCCACGGCAACGCCACGGCCTGGTACTACGCGCCGGAGACCGGGTACTACGGCGCGGACATGAAGGACACCGCGGTCGCCTACACGCGCGGCGGCACCCTGTCCCGGATCGACTACGGCATGACCGCCTCGACGGTCTACTCGGGTACCGCGCCTGAGCAGATCGTCTTCGACACTGCGGAGCGCTGCATCCCGGGCACCCCGTCGGGCAACACCTGCGCGGACAGTCAGTTCACGCCCGCCAACGCCGCCTACTGGCCCGACGTGCCGGTCGACCTCAATTGCTCCAAGGACTCCACCAGTTGCACCAACCACGGCCCGAGCTTCTGGTCCCGTAGACGCCTGACGTCGATCACCACGCAGATCCAGGTGGGCGGAGCGACCCAGCAGGTCGACAAGTTCACCTTCACCCAGTCCTTCCCGGACGGGGGCGACCACGCCCCCACCCTGTGGCTGGACTCCCTCCAGCACACCGGCCTGGACACCCTGGGCGGAGCGTCGGGCAGCGCCTCCACTCCGGCGCTGAGTTTCGACCCGCCGCTGCAACTGGCCAACCGGGTCGGCACGATCCCGCAGATGCCGCTGATGTACCACGACCGCATCCAGACGGTCACCAGCGAGACCGGCGCCCAGACGACCGTCACCTACGACCGGCCGAACTGCTCCAGCGCCCCGGCCGGCGACCCCAACGACCCCGCCGACGCGGCCGCCCAGACCTTCGCCTCCACCAACACCCTGTCCTGCTTCCCGGTGTACTGGACCCCCGACGGACAGCCCGCGCCGTGGCTGGACTGGTTCTACAAGTACAAGGTCTCCTCGGTCGTCACCACGGACACGAGCAACTCCTACCAGGACGGCACCCAGCCGGAGCTGGAGACCGACTACGCCTACAAGGGCAACCCGGGCTGGCACTACGACGACAACGAACTCGTCAAAGCGAAGAACCGCACCTGGGGCCAGTTCCGCGGCTACCCGGAGGTGGACGTCACCACCGGTGACCCGAACGTCTTCCACTACACCGACGGCGCCAAGGTCCACGACCAGAAGACGCTCACGAAGTCGTACTACTTCCTCGGCATGAACGGGGACACGCTCCCCGGCGGCAAGACCCGCTCGGTGCCCGACCTGACCAGCCAGGACGGTGCCACCTCGGTCACCGACGACGACGCGCTGGCCGGACAGACCTTCGAGACCGACACCTACACCAGCGCCACGGGCGGCCTGGACAAGGCCGTCGTCACCGTGCCCAAGGTCATCGGCCCGACGGCGGTCCGCAGCCGAAGCGGCGTGCCGGACCTGACGGCGCAGATGGTCCGCACCGCCAAGTCGCTGACCCGTCAGGCCGTGTCCTACGGCTGGCGCAGGACCGAGACGGACACCTTCTACAACACCACCCTGGGCAAGCCGACGACCGGCGCACCCGTGCAGGTCGACGACCGGGGGGAGACCGCCGACAGCGACAACGTCGCGAAGTGCACCTACACCCGCTATCTCACGGGCGGTGCCGACACGGTGGTGGTGCCCGCCGAGACCGTCACCACGGCCCAGGACTGTTCGAGCGCCGGCGCGACTCCGAGCGGCACCCTGATCTCCGACACCCGCACCTCCTACGACACCAACGGCTTCGCCTACGACGGCGACGGGCAGACGAATCCCGCCCTGCCCAAGATCGGTGATGCCACCCTGGTCCAGCAGGCATCCTCCGCCGACGGTGCCACGGCCACCGCTTTCGTGGATCAGGCCGCCACCCGGTACGACTCCTACGGTCGCCCGACTAAGGTCACGCGTACTCCCAACTCCACGTCACCGGACGGCAAGAGCCTCGCCCAGACCGTCTTCACCTCCTACACCCCGGCCAGTGGCGCGCTGCCCACGGGCAGCACGAGCGTCACCCAGGTCACCCCGGGCGTCGACTGCTCGGCGGTCACCGTGTCGTCCAAGGACTGCCGGCTCACCGGCAACACCGTGGACCCGGCCCGGTCCCTGCCCACCGCCAAGACGGACGCGGGCGGCCTGCTCACCTCGCTCACGTACGACGCGCTGGGCCGCCTGACCG
Proteins encoded:
- the frc gene encoding formyl-CoA transferase; amino-acid sequence: MTTKALEGIRVLDMTHVQSGPSATQLMAWLGADVVKLEAPAGDITRTQLRDIPDADSLYFTMLNSNKRSITLNTKTERGKQLLTELIRRSDVLVENFGPGAIDRMGFTWDRVREINPRIVYASIKGFGDGPYTDFKAYEVVAQAMGGSMATTGFEDGPPLATGAQIGDSGTGVHAVAAVLAALLQRTRTGRGQRVNVAMQHAVLNLCRVKLRDQQRLAHGPLAEYPNEDFGDEVPRSGNASGGGQPGWAVKCAPGGPNDYVYVIVQPAGWGPITRLIGRPELADDPGWSTPRARLPRLAKMFQLIEEWTVTLPKWRVLEELNAESIPCGPILSTKEIIEDASLAANGMVVEVEHPGRGTYVTVGSPLKLSDSPVDITASPLLGEHNEEIYIGELGLGEEELTLLKSGGVI
- the sucC gene encoding ADP-forming succinate--CoA ligase subunit beta; this translates as MDLYEHQARQLFAEHGVLVPRAEIADSPGVARDIACELGGRVVVKAQVRTGGRGRAGGVRLAEDPDAAERVAREILGMTIGGHPVRTVMLAQPVDIESEFYVSYVLDRAAGRFLAIASAEGGTEIEEVAAARPEAVARVPVDPAEGVTEEKAAEIVRAAGLPPRTAGVLARLWQVLTREDALLVEVNPLVRTTGGQLVALDGKVSLDDNALFRHARWSGRETPHDDPLEAAAAARGLTYVRLDGEVGVIGNGAGLVMSTLDVVAGSGARPADFLDIGGGASARVMSDGLSVVLSDPGVRSVLVNVFGGITACDTVAEGIVAALDTVRPAKPIVVRLDGNNAARGRAVLTDRAHPLVHQAATMDEAARLAAELAHTS
- the sucD gene encoding succinate--CoA ligase subunit alpha, yielding MAVFLTEDSKVLVQGMTGAEGMRHTRRMLAAGTEIVGGVNPRKAGLAVEFDVPGTEGRGSAPRTVPVFGSVREGMRATGADVSVVFVPPPFARAAVREAADAGIALAVVITEGIPVHDSVALRAHAAARGTRVVGPNCPGLISPGRSNAGIIPADITGPGPIGLVSKSGTLTYQLMHDLRDIGFSTCVGIGGDPVVGTSHIDCLAAFEEDPDTEMIVLVGEIGGDAEERAAAYIRDHVTKPVVGYIAGFTAPEGRTMGHAGAIVSGSSGTARAKKTALEAAGVRVGETPTGTAGLVRARLAGRATPSDVTHS
- a CDS encoding aldehyde dehydrogenase family protein, with protein sequence MPTPDPSPSDPSPPGSGPSDPDPSGPTPPRPGPLAATPLVLKSGTSWSDAWRRSLAVAPEAFRDDRVLNLWNSGWQADGRAMPATSPVDGSPIAGPPRLDGATARSAVRASLDQHRAWRHVPLAERRARVAAALDALTEHRELLALLLVWEIGKPWRLARADVDRAIDGVRWYVDGVEPMLEGRTPLDGPVSDIASWNYPMSVLVHAMLVQALAGNAVIAKTPTDGGVACLTLACALAVREGIPLTLVSGSGGELSEALVRAPEIGCVSFVGGRDTGAAVATAVADLGKRHVLEQEGLNTWGVWNFSDWDALTAVVPKLFDYGKQRCTAYPRFVVQRALFDEFLAAYLPAVRTLRTGHPLAVELPDDPFPSLDFGPLINAAKAKELTDQVAEAIDRGAVPLYRGRPSDARFLPGQDTAAYVQPVTLLNPPPSSPLHHAEPFGPVDTIVLVDTEAELLAAMNASNGALVATLSTDDEETYTRLAPQIRAFKVGRGRPRSRGDRDELFGGFGASWRGAFVGGELLVRAVTQGPSGERLPGNFPDYHLMP
- a CDS encoding DUF2254 domain-containing protein, whose translation is MGDWMTTGGLREGRRPRALSPWREHLRDTFWFAPTAAMVLVFVVWAVATGIDTAIVDSLRDARDYDTLDDLLRLAEDAKAVVTVVSSAMMTFIGVVFSISLVAVQMASGQFSPRVVRIFVRSRITKATFAVFLATFLLSLLVLTSYEGQTEARYVTSIPLIQSVLTLTMLGLSLLLFVLYVNQTLRLMRISHVIDRITREAFKVMARMPVGRSTGEEETLGPETALVAHHGRAGVLRDVNITRLVRAARQEGVVLRLIPRIGDFVVPGTPLFAVHGGRAPAGRSLGRTVSVGVERTFHQDFAFGLRQLSDIGLRALSAAVNDPTTAVQAIDRIVQFLTAVAGRPLDAALHRDRGGNVRLVQPVPGWTQLVDLGFAEIRGCAVGTPQVTRRLLAGLDDLAAIAPADRREPLLRHRALLVEAVERSVAEPSDRAFALRPDRQGIG